Proteins encoded within one genomic window of Cellulomonas xiejunii:
- a CDS encoding ATP-binding cassette domain-containing protein — protein MKTVRARGLSHAFAGTGPLFTDLDLDLVPGEIVALVGPSGSGKSTLLSIIAGWVRPTAGTIEREGITHTGWVFQNPHGVPRRATLDHVVLPLIAQGLHRADAENEARSLMERFALAHVADRPFRALSGGEAQRLMLARATATGSDLMLVDEPTAQLDLSTAGTVNAVLAGIARDDGIVVVATHDPATRDACTRVVDLAHHQAQATSTAGQGTA, from the coding sequence GTGAAGACCGTCCGAGCCCGCGGCCTGAGTCACGCCTTCGCCGGCACGGGCCCGCTGTTCACCGACCTCGACCTCGACCTCGTCCCGGGTGAGATCGTCGCTCTCGTCGGACCGTCCGGGTCGGGCAAGTCGACCCTCCTGTCGATCATCGCCGGGTGGGTTCGACCCACTGCGGGGACGATCGAGCGCGAGGGCATCACGCACACCGGATGGGTCTTCCAGAACCCCCACGGAGTGCCTCGGCGCGCCACTCTCGACCACGTGGTGCTGCCCTTGATCGCGCAAGGGCTGCACCGTGCGGACGCCGAGAACGAGGCGCGAAGCCTCATGGAGCGGTTTGCGCTCGCCCACGTCGCGGACCGTCCGTTCCGGGCCCTGTCGGGTGGTGAGGCGCAGCGTCTCATGCTCGCCCGCGCCACGGCCACGGGGTCGGACCTCATGCTCGTCGACGAGCCCACGGCGCAGCTCGACCTCTCGACCGCCGGGACGGTCAACGCCGTGCTCGCCGGGATCGCCCGCGACGACGGCATCGTCGTCGTAGCGACCCACGACCCCGCCACCCGCGACGCCTGCACGCGCGTCGTCGACCTCGCCCACCATCAAGCGCAGGCGACCTCGACCGCCGGGCAGGGGACGGCGTGA
- a CDS encoding peptidoglycan-binding domain-containing protein, producing the protein MTRGKRTGLSWAAGTVGLAALALVAAGAAIGAVLLPEQVSPSLGPAQGDRFVAVSTESYDGARKVQLTPEVTESTELTVTDSGRITASTCAPGTALVSGSSPLTVDDRPVLALATPTPLWRDLDVDARGPDVRALQEELARLGHPVKADGVYGTRTRDAVKALMRGIGVERPTGALPVASVLWLPAQEVRTATCAVRPGDRLTDGVVAEVAGGLTSLKVADPAEGEWVVRYRDVTAPVPSDGKVVDPTFLAAVEAGPELELALSDDGSGTIDVEYAWAAPADVAVVPPSAVTSLAGGAGCVVTEEGVKPVTVVSSALGQTLVTFEGPVPARVDTRPAAGTTCR; encoded by the coding sequence GTGACCCGTGGGAAGCGGACCGGGCTGTCATGGGCAGCCGGCACCGTCGGACTGGCCGCGCTCGCTCTCGTGGCAGCAGGTGCGGCCATCGGTGCCGTCCTGCTGCCCGAGCAGGTCTCCCCGTCGCTCGGCCCGGCCCAGGGGGACCGATTCGTCGCGGTGAGCACCGAGTCGTACGACGGCGCCCGCAAGGTCCAGCTCACGCCGGAGGTCACGGAGTCGACCGAGCTCACGGTGACCGACTCCGGTCGCATCACCGCCTCCACGTGCGCGCCGGGAACCGCTCTGGTGTCCGGCTCGAGCCCGCTGACCGTGGACGACCGGCCCGTGCTCGCCCTGGCAACCCCTACGCCCCTGTGGCGGGACCTCGACGTCGACGCCCGCGGGCCCGACGTGCGAGCCCTGCAGGAGGAGCTCGCGCGGCTCGGCCACCCCGTCAAGGCGGATGGCGTCTACGGCACGCGGACCCGCGACGCGGTCAAGGCGCTGATGCGCGGCATCGGCGTCGAGCGTCCGACGGGCGCTCTGCCCGTCGCGTCCGTCCTCTGGCTTCCCGCCCAGGAGGTCCGGACGGCGACGTGCGCCGTCCGTCCGGGGGATCGCCTGACGGACGGCGTCGTGGCCGAGGTCGCCGGCGGACTGACCTCCCTCAAGGTCGCCGACCCCGCCGAAGGTGAGTGGGTCGTCCGGTACCGGGACGTGACGGCGCCCGTTCCCTCCGACGGCAAGGTCGTCGACCCCACGTTCCTCGCTGCCGTCGAGGCGGGCCCGGAGCTCGAGCTCGCCCTGTCGGACGACGGCTCCGGGACGATCGACGTGGAGTACGCCTGGGCGGCACCGGCCGACGTCGCCGTCGTCCCGCCCAGCGCTGTCACCTCGCTCGCCGGTGGTGCCGGCTGCGTCGTGACGGAGGAAGGCGTCAAGCCCGTCACCGTCGTCTCGTCCGCTCTCGGCCAGACCCTGGTGACCTTCGAGGGGCCCGTGCCCGCGCGCGTCGACACGCGCCCCGCTGCAGGGACGACCTGCCGGTGA
- a CDS encoding helix-turn-helix domain-containing protein yields MRRVTKGPGRRPQSAKRARFMELRARGWPIATAGREVGVSRTTAANWARGYKVYRGGRVVGTVAPLDPLAVRVISARYLSQDERITIAPELGRAPSTISREMRRNVSSSRGYRPFEAHRQATRRRAKPRCRRLEMNLPLRELVGELLAQR; encoded by the coding sequence ATGCGCCGTGTCACGAAGGGGCCGGGCCGTCGGCCGCAGTCGGCGAAGCGGGCCCGGTTCATGGAGTTGCGGGCTCGGGGGTGGCCGATCGCGACAGCGGGACGGGAGGTCGGGGTCTCGCGGACGACGGCCGCGAACTGGGCCCGCGGCTACAAGGTCTACCGCGGTGGCCGCGTCGTCGGGACCGTCGCGCCGCTCGATCCTCTTGCGGTCCGCGTGATCAGTGCCCGCTACCTCTCGCAGGACGAGCGGATCACGATCGCCCCGGAACTGGGTCGGGCGCCCTCAACGATCTCACGCGAGATGAGACGCAACGTCAGCAGCAGCAGGGGCTACCGACCGTTCGAGGCGCACCGGCAGGCCACCCGTCGACGAGCCAAGCCGCGCTGCCGCCGCCTGGAGATGAACCTGCCGCTGCGCGAGTTGGTCGGTGAGCTGCTGGCGCAACGGTGA
- a CDS encoding S1 family peptidase, producing the protein MRPHRITIVIAAAAVMLMTLPTAATARGKEPTPPGTVAVAGKAPGERARVTPDLVGALGTVPLKVEEELWKVGMKSPDPDVWFAWDAEREVVQAHHSGPEKGSLTGGLRGLGKTGEIVEDAVPRSELLAEAERIALLRTTTDGTPIAFAAPNTTGDGLVVGLVSDESLPMTRGGDKAAVEDEAAVEDEAAVEGLSDYPITVERSPGFEVSSRLLYGKPFIAGARISRPVGDNKYKSCTTSFPIGIPLATGWKSMILTAHHCGGPETNWMKGAAGATTKFGWVPSGEAKVSDAIAVMGPDANESIEHAPYVFWGDTNTNSAAPIRGAVVPIVGNHWCHSGSYSGTWCGNQVVDTGVAACYGLTGPCYTGLVRTLQVNGVSSVGSGDSGGPSVAASLDGNGYVQARAAGTISGMSNPDPNSCQGVPGTQGGRECSAQVLIAPISLYLEQTGRSILITNK; encoded by the coding sequence ATGAGGCCACATCGCATCACGATCGTCATCGCGGCCGCTGCCGTCATGCTGATGACCTTGCCCACCGCGGCCACTGCGCGCGGCAAGGAGCCGACGCCGCCGGGAACGGTGGCCGTGGCCGGCAAGGCCCCGGGTGAGCGGGCCAGGGTCACCCCGGACCTCGTCGGCGCGCTCGGCACCGTGCCCCTCAAGGTCGAGGAGGAGCTCTGGAAGGTCGGCATGAAGTCACCGGACCCGGACGTGTGGTTCGCCTGGGACGCGGAGCGCGAGGTGGTCCAAGCCCACCACAGCGGCCCCGAGAAGGGCAGCCTCACCGGCGGGCTCCGTGGGCTCGGGAAGACCGGCGAGATCGTCGAGGACGCCGTGCCCCGATCAGAGTTGCTCGCGGAGGCGGAGCGCATCGCACTGCTGCGCACCACCACCGACGGCACGCCGATCGCGTTCGCTGCGCCGAACACGACCGGCGACGGCCTCGTCGTCGGGCTGGTCTCGGACGAGAGCCTGCCGATGACCCGGGGCGGGGACAAGGCCGCCGTCGAGGACGAGGCCGCCGTCGAGGACGAGGCCGCCGTCGAGGGCCTCAGTGACTACCCGATCACCGTGGAGCGCTCGCCCGGGTTCGAGGTCTCGAGCCGGCTTCTCTACGGGAAGCCCTTCATCGCCGGCGCGCGCATCTCCCGACCCGTGGGCGACAACAAGTACAAGTCCTGTACCACGTCGTTTCCCATCGGCATCCCCCTCGCGACCGGGTGGAAGTCGATGATCCTCACCGCTCACCATTGCGGCGGCCCGGAGACGAACTGGATGAAGGGCGCCGCCGGCGCCACGACAAAGTTCGGGTGGGTTCCCAGCGGCGAGGCCAAGGTCAGCGACGCGATCGCCGTCATGGGGCCCGACGCGAACGAATCGATCGAGCACGCGCCGTACGTCTTCTGGGGCGATACCAATACCAACTCCGCCGCTCCCATCCGTGGTGCGGTGGTGCCGATCGTCGGGAACCACTGGTGCCACTCCGGGTCGTACTCCGGAACCTGGTGCGGGAACCAGGTTGTCGATACCGGCGTTGCCGCCTGCTACGGGCTGACCGGTCCGTGCTACACCGGACTCGTCCGCACGCTCCAGGTCAACGGCGTCTCGTCGGTCGGCAGCGGAGACAGCGGGGGCCCGTCCGTCGCCGCCTCCCTCGACGGGAACGGCTACGTGCAGGCCCGCGCCGCCGGCACGATCAGCGGGATGTCGAACCCGGACCCGAACTCGTGCCAGGGGGTCCCCGGCACGCAGGGCGGGCGCGAGTGCAGCGCGCAGGTTCTCATCGCGCCGATCTCTCTCTACCTCGAGCAGACCGGCCGTAGCATCCTCATCACCAACAAGTGA
- a CDS encoding DNA-3-methyladenine glycosylase 2 family protein, translating into MHQDTERCIRAVQSRDSRFDGWFFTAVLSTGIYCRPSCPVPPPKVANMRFMPSSAAAQQAGFRACKRCRPDASPGSPEWNQRADLTARAMRLIADGVVDRSGVSGLATRLGYSVRQVERHLREELGTGPLALARAQRAQTARILLEGTRLPMADVAFAAGFSSVRSFNDTVREVFALAPTELRRRATGSELAAPGVLTVRLPFREPLCPDNLFGHLVETAVPGVEEWRDGAFRCSLRLGTGHAIASLRPMPQHVVCELVLSDLRHLSTAIARCRRLLDLDADPVAVDDALRADPVLQPLVDAAPGRRVPRTTDPEGFAVRAVLGQQVSTAAARTHAARLVVAHGTPIDDPHGGLTHLFPEPSSLASLDPARLAFPTSRRHAVLRLVEALADGSVDLGAGGDWQEARARLTALPGIGPWTVEMIAMRALGDPDAFVPSDLGVRAAAQRLGLPSTPGALTRRSAPWRPWRAYAVQYLWAVGDHPVNQMPS; encoded by the coding sequence GTGCACCAGGACACCGAGCGCTGCATCCGCGCTGTGCAGTCGAGGGACAGCCGGTTCGACGGCTGGTTCTTCACCGCTGTCCTGAGCACGGGCATCTACTGCCGGCCGAGCTGCCCGGTGCCCCCTCCCAAGGTCGCGAACATGCGGTTCATGCCGAGCTCGGCCGCGGCCCAGCAGGCCGGCTTCCGGGCGTGCAAACGGTGCCGCCCGGACGCCAGCCCCGGCTCGCCGGAGTGGAACCAGCGGGCCGACCTGACGGCGCGGGCGATGCGGCTCATCGCCGACGGCGTGGTCGACCGGTCGGGGGTCTCCGGGCTCGCCACGCGACTCGGGTACAGCGTGCGGCAGGTCGAACGCCACCTGCGCGAGGAGCTGGGGACGGGACCGCTCGCCCTCGCTCGCGCGCAGCGGGCACAGACGGCGCGCATCCTGCTGGAGGGCACACGGCTGCCGATGGCCGACGTGGCGTTCGCCGCCGGCTTCTCCAGCGTCCGGTCGTTCAACGACACCGTGCGTGAGGTCTTCGCGCTGGCCCCCACCGAGCTGCGCCGTCGTGCCACGGGCAGCGAGCTCGCTGCACCCGGGGTGCTGACCGTGCGGTTGCCCTTCCGTGAGCCGCTGTGCCCGGACAACCTCTTCGGCCACCTCGTCGAGACCGCGGTGCCCGGTGTGGAGGAGTGGCGTGACGGCGCGTTCCGTTGTTCCTTGCGGCTCGGGACCGGGCACGCGATCGCCTCCCTGCGTCCGATGCCGCAGCACGTCGTCTGCGAGCTCGTCCTCAGCGACCTGCGCCACCTGTCGACGGCGATCGCGCGCTGCCGCCGCCTGCTCGACCTCGACGCCGACCCCGTGGCCGTCGACGACGCCCTGCGTGCCGACCCGGTGCTGCAGCCCCTCGTCGACGCGGCACCCGGCCGCCGCGTGCCGCGCACGACCGACCCGGAGGGCTTCGCCGTGCGGGCCGTGCTGGGCCAGCAGGTCTCGACGGCCGCCGCGCGCACCCACGCGGCCCGGTTGGTCGTCGCGCACGGAACCCCGATCGACGATCCCCACGGCGGCCTGACCCACCTGTTCCCGGAACCGTCGAGCCTTGCTTCGCTCGACCCGGCCCGTCTGGCGTTCCCGACGTCCCGACGCCACGCCGTCCTGCGGCTCGTCGAGGCGCTCGCCGACGGCAGCGTCGACCTCGGAGCGGGCGGCGACTGGCAGGAGGCGCGCGCCCGCCTGACGGCGCTGCCGGGGATCGGGCCCTGGACGGTGGAGATGATCGCGATGCGGGCGCTCGGCGACCCCGACGCGTTCGTGCCGTCCGACCTCGGGGTGCGCGCGGCGGCGCAGCGGCTGGGTCTTCCCTCGACCCCTGGCGCCCTCACCCGGCGCAGCGCCCCGTGGCGACCGTGGCGGGCGTACGCGGTCCAGTACCTGTGGGCCGTCGGTGACCACCCCGTCAACCAGATGCCCTCGTGA
- a CDS encoding isocitrate lyase/PEP mutase family protein: MTTTPDRAPASAAERAQRFRDLHDRLVVLPNAWDACSAAIVVAAGAAAVATTSGGVAWSLGRGDGELLTREETAEVVRRIVQAVDVPVTADVEGGYGPAPEDVARTVGLVVSAGAVGVNVEDLDPGAGSLHPVDAQVARIVAAREAAAAAGLPGIVVNARTDVYLRGVGAADARLDETVERARRYVAAGADCVFVPGLLDLPELERIARAVPAPINAMAVPGGPCVAALAAAGVRRVSVGTALAEAAYTTARAAATAFLRDGELPVAGDALDYGALQALSARG, translated from the coding sequence ATGACCACCACCCCCGACCGTGCACCGGCATCGGCCGCCGAGCGTGCGCAGCGATTCCGGGACCTGCACGACCGACTCGTCGTCCTGCCCAACGCCTGGGACGCCTGCAGCGCGGCGATCGTCGTAGCGGCCGGCGCCGCCGCGGTGGCGACGACGAGCGGAGGTGTCGCCTGGTCGCTGGGACGCGGCGACGGTGAGCTGCTCACCCGGGAGGAGACGGCCGAGGTCGTGCGCCGCATCGTGCAGGCGGTCGACGTGCCGGTGACCGCCGACGTCGAGGGTGGCTACGGGCCCGCACCCGAGGACGTCGCACGCACGGTCGGGCTCGTGGTGTCCGCCGGCGCCGTCGGGGTGAACGTCGAGGACCTCGACCCCGGGGCGGGGTCGCTCCACCCGGTGGACGCGCAGGTCGCACGGATCGTGGCCGCGCGCGAGGCCGCTGCTGCCGCGGGGCTCCCGGGGATCGTCGTCAACGCGCGGACCGACGTCTACCTGCGCGGCGTCGGCGCGGCGGACGCACGGCTCGACGAGACCGTCGAACGGGCGCGTCGGTACGTCGCGGCCGGCGCCGACTGCGTCTTCGTCCCTGGCCTGCTCGACCTGCCCGAGCTGGAGAGGATCGCACGGGCCGTCCCCGCGCCGATCAACGCCATGGCGGTGCCGGGCGGCCCCTGCGTCGCTGCACTCGCCGCGGCGGGTGTCCGCAGGGTCAGCGTCGGCACGGCCCTGGCCGAAGCCGCGTACACCACGGCGCGCGCGGCTGCCACGGCGTTCCTGCGGGACGGCGAGCTCCCGGTCGCGGGGGACGCGCTGGACTACGGCGCGCTCCAGGCGCTGAGCGCGCGCGGCTGA
- the aceB gene encoding malate synthase A, translated as MTLTDTSPEATLTPPFARPRMIVTGPRVDGTDLVLSPGATDFLTDLHQRFAGRRHELLLARQRRRERFANGADPSFLPLTAHIRADRTWRVAGPGPGLEDRRVEITGPTDRKMTVNALNSGAKVWLADHEDAMSPTWTNAISGQVNLYDAIRGQVDFTSAEGKEYRVGATTPTIVFRPRGWHLTEKHVQLTDRAGQSCAASASLFDAGLYLFHNAQALIDAGRGPYLYLPKIEGHLEARLWDDVFRFTETYLGLRHGTIRATVLIETITAAFEMEEILYELRDHCAGLNAGRWDYIFSIIKSFRARGPRFVLPDRGRVTMTVPFMKAYTELLVATCHRRGAQAIGGMSAFIPNRREPDVTARALEQVRADKEREAGQGYDGTWVAHPDLVPVAREVFDAAFGDRTDQRHRLREDVQVTAADLLDIPSAGGSQPGAVTDAGLRQNVSVAVRYLEAWLRGLGAVAIDNLMEDAATAEISRSQVWQWVHQGTTTAEGTVIDAPTVREVLADVLTDVERREGDRFDDAAALFGEVALADDFPTFLTIPAYTRHLVTRD; from the coding sequence ATGACCCTCACCGACACGTCGCCCGAGGCGACTCTCACCCCGCCGTTCGCGCGCCCCCGGATGATCGTGACCGGCCCCCGCGTCGACGGCACCGACCTGGTGCTGTCCCCCGGGGCGACGGACTTCCTCACCGACCTGCACCAGCGCTTCGCGGGCCGGCGGCACGAGCTGCTGCTCGCCCGTCAGCGACGCCGCGAGCGTTTCGCCAACGGCGCGGACCCCTCGTTCCTGCCGCTGACGGCGCACATCCGCGCCGACCGGACCTGGCGCGTCGCCGGCCCGGGGCCGGGCCTGGAGGACCGTCGCGTCGAGATCACCGGGCCGACCGACCGCAAGATGACGGTCAACGCGCTGAACTCCGGTGCGAAGGTGTGGCTCGCGGACCACGAGGACGCCATGAGCCCCACGTGGACGAACGCGATCTCGGGCCAGGTGAACCTGTACGACGCCATCCGCGGGCAGGTCGACTTCACGAGCGCGGAAGGCAAGGAGTACCGGGTCGGGGCGACGACGCCGACCATCGTCTTCCGCCCCCGCGGCTGGCACCTCACCGAGAAGCACGTGCAGCTCACCGACCGCGCCGGCCAGTCGTGCGCGGCCTCCGCGTCGCTGTTCGACGCCGGGCTCTACCTGTTCCACAACGCGCAGGCGCTGATCGACGCGGGCCGCGGCCCGTACCTGTACCTGCCGAAGATCGAGGGTCACCTCGAGGCGCGGCTGTGGGACGACGTCTTCCGCTTCACCGAGACGTACCTGGGCCTGCGACACGGCACGATCCGCGCGACCGTCCTCATCGAGACGATCACGGCCGCGTTCGAGATGGAGGAGATCCTCTACGAGCTGCGCGACCACTGTGCGGGCCTGAACGCCGGACGCTGGGACTACATCTTCAGCATCATCAAGAGCTTCCGTGCCCGCGGGCCGCGGTTCGTCCTGCCGGACCGTGGCCGCGTGACGATGACGGTCCCGTTCATGAAGGCGTACACCGAGCTGCTCGTCGCGACGTGCCACCGCCGCGGTGCTCAGGCCATCGGCGGCATGAGCGCGTTCATCCCGAACCGCCGCGAGCCCGACGTGACGGCACGCGCCCTGGAGCAGGTCCGGGCCGACAAGGAGCGCGAGGCCGGCCAGGGCTACGACGGCACGTGGGTCGCCCACCCCGACCTGGTGCCCGTGGCGCGCGAGGTCTTCGACGCCGCCTTCGGCGACCGCACCGACCAGCGGCACCGCCTGCGCGAGGACGTGCAGGTCACCGCCGCCGACCTGCTCGACATCCCGTCCGCGGGCGGCTCGCAGCCAGGCGCTGTGACCGACGCGGGCCTGCGGCAGAACGTGTCGGTCGCCGTGCGGTACCTCGAGGCGTGGCTGCGAGGGCTCGGCGCCGTGGCCATCGACAACCTCATGGAGGACGCCGCGACGGCGGAGATCTCCCGGTCGCAGGTGTGGCAGTGGGTGCACCAGGGCACGACGACCGCCGAGGGCACCGTGATCGACGCCCCGACCGTCCGTGAGGTGCTCGCGGACGTCCTCACCGACGTCGAGCGCCGCGAGGGCGACCGCTTCGACGACGCCGCCGCGCTGTTCGGCGAGGTCGCCCTCGCGGACGACTTCCCGACCTTCCTCACCATCCCCGCCTACACCCGGCACCTGGTGACGCGGGACTGA
- the aceA gene encoding isocitrate lyase, with translation MTAPTTPLDDLQAPTAAVAGAVDVRPGAQTRTAEDLEHEWRTDRRWAGIERRHTGADVVRLRGSVREDPTLARRGAERLWELLHTRTHVPALGALTGNQAVQQVRAGLEAIYLSGWQVAADANLSGQTYPDQSLYPANSVPAVVRRINNALLRADQIDVAENGAPTRDWLAPIVADAEAGFGGPLNAYELMHAMIAAGAAGVHWEDQLAAEKKCGHLGGKVLVPTSQHVRTLSAARLAADVAGAPTVVVARTDSLGADLLTSDVDERDQEFLTGERTAEGYFRVRPGLDAVVARAQAYAPHADLIWVETSTPDVALAVEFAERIHEAFPGKLLAYNCSPSFNWRAHLDDAQIARFQRELAGHGYAFQFITLAGFHALNESMFTLARGYAERGMSAYVDLQTAELAAEADGYTATRHQREVGTGYFDQVATAISPDSATLALAGSTEASQFH, from the coding sequence ATGACCGCTCCCACCACCCCGCTGGACGACCTGCAGGCCCCCACCGCCGCCGTCGCGGGTGCGGTCGACGTCCGTCCCGGCGCGCAGACCCGCACCGCCGAGGACCTCGAGCACGAGTGGCGCACCGACCGGCGCTGGGCCGGCATCGAGCGACGGCACACGGGCGCCGACGTCGTGCGGCTGCGCGGCTCGGTCCGGGAGGACCCCACCCTGGCCCGGCGCGGCGCCGAGCGCCTGTGGGAGCTGCTGCACACCCGCACGCACGTGCCGGCGCTCGGGGCGCTGACGGGCAACCAGGCCGTCCAGCAGGTCCGCGCGGGGCTCGAAGCGATCTACCTGTCCGGCTGGCAGGTCGCCGCCGACGCGAACCTGTCGGGCCAGACGTACCCCGACCAGTCGCTCTACCCGGCCAACTCCGTGCCGGCCGTCGTGCGGCGCATCAACAACGCGCTGCTGCGGGCGGACCAGATCGACGTCGCCGAGAACGGCGCGCCGACGCGTGACTGGCTCGCACCGATCGTCGCCGACGCCGAGGCCGGCTTCGGCGGCCCGCTCAACGCGTACGAGCTCATGCACGCGATGATCGCCGCCGGTGCCGCGGGCGTGCACTGGGAGGACCAGCTCGCCGCGGAGAAGAAGTGCGGCCACCTGGGCGGCAAGGTCCTGGTCCCGACGTCGCAGCACGTGCGCACGCTGTCCGCGGCACGGCTCGCGGCCGACGTGGCCGGCGCCCCGACGGTCGTCGTCGCCCGGACCGACTCGCTCGGTGCCGACCTGCTGACGTCCGACGTCGACGAGCGCGACCAGGAGTTCCTCACCGGTGAGCGCACCGCCGAGGGGTACTTCCGGGTCCGCCCGGGCCTCGACGCGGTCGTCGCGCGAGCCCAGGCGTACGCGCCGCACGCCGACCTCATCTGGGTCGAGACGTCGACGCCGGACGTCGCGCTGGCCGTCGAGTTCGCGGAGCGGATCCACGAGGCGTTCCCCGGCAAGCTCCTCGCCTACAACTGCTCGCCGTCGTTCAACTGGCGCGCACACCTCGACGACGCGCAGATCGCGCGCTTCCAGCGCGAGCTGGCGGGGCACGGGTACGCGTTCCAGTTCATCACCCTCGCCGGCTTCCACGCCCTCAACGAGTCGATGTTCACGCTCGCCCGGGGCTACGCCGAGCGCGGTATGAGCGCCTACGTCGACCTGCAGACGGCCGAGCTCGCCGCCGAGGCCGACGGCTACACCGCGACCCGCCACCAGCGGGAGGTCGGCACGGGCTACTTCGACCAGGTCGCCACCGCGATCAGCCCCGACAGCGCCACCCTCGCGCTGGCCGGCTCCACCGAGGCGTCGCAGTTCCACTGA
- a CDS encoding helix-turn-helix transcriptional regulator, translating to MVLGRLVRHLRTARGMTLDDLGRAIGRAPSQVSMLENGHREPKLSLLAQVAEALGVPLRDLLSPEPPTRRAALEVQLERAQRGPLFASLGMPTVKVGRSLPSDALEALVALQDQVQRLLTENAATPEEARRANAELRARMRAQDNYFPELEEHARTLLDAVGHHGGPLSQRATAEIAAHLGFTLHYVADLPHSTRTVTDLAHGRIYLPQTGAAHNDSRSPLLQAVASHVLGHSEPVDYADFLRQRVEANYLAAALMIPEASAVAFLGDAKAERRLSVEDLRDTYAVPYETAAHRFTNLATRHLQIPVHFMKVHEGGTLHKAYENDGVVFPSDPLGAIEGQPVCRQWTARVVFTLDDRFSPYYQYTDTSSGTFWCTSRVQGSSQGAFSVSVGTPFAHVRWFRGRETTERSASRCPDASCCREAPRALASRWEDQAFPSARPHASLLAALPVGVFPGVDQTEVYEFLERHAPRS from the coding sequence CTGGTCCTGGGCCGCCTCGTGCGCCACCTGCGCACCGCGCGGGGCATGACGCTCGACGACCTCGGGCGCGCGATCGGGCGGGCGCCGTCGCAGGTGTCGATGCTGGAGAACGGGCACCGCGAGCCCAAGCTGTCGCTGCTGGCGCAGGTGGCCGAGGCGCTCGGCGTCCCGCTGCGGGACCTGCTCAGCCCCGAGCCCCCCACGCGCCGTGCCGCGCTCGAGGTGCAGCTGGAGCGGGCGCAGCGTGGCCCGCTGTTCGCCAGCCTCGGCATGCCGACGGTGAAGGTGGGTCGGTCGCTGCCGTCCGACGCGCTCGAGGCGCTCGTCGCGCTGCAGGACCAGGTGCAGCGGCTGCTGACGGAGAACGCCGCCACGCCGGAGGAGGCGCGGCGCGCGAACGCCGAGCTGCGCGCCCGGATGCGCGCGCAGGACAACTACTTCCCCGAGCTGGAGGAGCACGCGCGGACCCTGCTCGACGCCGTCGGGCACCACGGTGGCCCGCTGTCGCAGCGCGCGACGGCGGAGATCGCGGCGCACCTCGGCTTCACGCTGCACTACGTCGCCGACCTGCCGCACTCGACGCGCACGGTCACGGACCTCGCGCACGGGCGCATCTACCTGCCGCAGACCGGTGCCGCGCACAACGACTCACGCTCGCCGCTGCTGCAGGCGGTCGCGTCGCACGTGCTGGGGCACTCCGAGCCCGTCGACTACGCGGACTTCCTGCGCCAGCGGGTGGAGGCGAACTACCTGGCCGCGGCGCTGATGATCCCCGAGGCCTCGGCCGTGGCGTTCCTCGGCGACGCCAAGGCCGAGCGGCGGCTGTCGGTGGAGGACCTGCGCGACACCTACGCCGTGCCGTACGAGACGGCGGCCCACCGCTTCACCAACCTCGCCACGCGGCACCTGCAGATCCCGGTGCACTTCATGAAGGTCCACGAGGGCGGCACGCTGCACAAGGCGTACGAGAACGACGGCGTCGTGTTCCCGTCGGACCCGCTGGGGGCGATCGAGGGGCAGCCGGTCTGCCGGCAGTGGACGGCGCGCGTGGTGTTCACGCTCGACGACCGGTTCAGCCCGTACTACCAGTACACGGACACGTCGTCGGGCACGTTCTGGTGCACGTCGCGCGTGCAGGGGTCATCCCAGGGCGCCTTCTCCGTGAGCGTCGGGACGCCCTTCGCGCACGTCCGCTGGTTCCGGGGACGCGAGACGACGGAGCGCTCGGCGTCGCGCTGCCCGGACGCGTCGTGCTGCCGGGAGGCGCCGCGCGCGCTCGCGAGCCGCTGGGAGGACCAGGCGTTCCCGAGCGCGCGGCCGCACGCGTCGCTGCTGGCCGCGCTGCCGGTGGGCGTGTTCCCCGGCGTGGACCAGACCGAGGTCTACGAGTTCCTCGAGCGGCACGCGCCTCGGTCCTAG